In Callithrix jacchus isolate 240 chromosome 18, calJac240_pri, whole genome shotgun sequence, one DNA window encodes the following:
- the SEMA6C gene encoding semaphorin-6C isoform X4 encodes MPRAPYSMPLLLLLLLLSLPHTQAAFPQDPLPLLISDLQGTSPLSWFRGLEDDSVAAELGLDFQRFLTLNRTLLVAARDHVFSFDLQAQEEGEGLVPNKYLTWRSQDVENCAVRGKLTDECYNYIRVLLPWDSQTLLACGTNSFSPVCRSYGITSLQQEGEELSGQARCPFDATQSNVAVFAEGSLYSATAADFQASDAVVYRSLGPQPPLRSAKYDSKWLREPHFVHALEHGDHVYFFFREVSVEDARLGRVQFSRVARVCKRDMGGSPRALDRHWTSFLKLRLNCSVPGDSTFYFDVLQALTGPVNLHGRSALFGVFTTQTNSIPGSAVCAFYLDEIERGFEGKFKEQRSLDGAWTPVSEDRVPSPRPGSCAGIGGAALFSSSRDLPDDVLTFIKAHPLLDPAVPPATHQPLLTLTSRALLTQVAVDGMAGPHSNITVMFLGSNDGTVLKVLPPGGRSGGPEPILLEEIDAYSPARCSGKRAALTARRIIGLELDTEGHRLFVAFSGCIVYLPLSRCARHGACQRSCLASQDPYCGWHSSRGCVDIRGPGGTDVDQAGNQESMEHGDCQDGATGSQSGPGDSAYGVRRDLPPASASRSVPIPLLLASVAAAFALGASVSGLLVSCACRRAHRRRGKDIETPGLPRPLSLRSLARLHGGGPEPPPPSKDGDAVQTPQLYTTFLPPPEGVPPPELACLPTPESTPELPVKHLRAAGDPWEWNQNRNNAKEGPGRSRGGNAGGGFAPRVLVRPPPPGCPGQAVEVTTLEELLRYLHGPQPPRKGAEPPLPLTSRALPPEPAPALLGGSGPRSPECAQPLRLDVPPEVRCAAAPARPALSAPAPRLGVGGGRRLSFSSHRAPPALLTRVPSGGTSRYSGGPGRHLLYLGRPEGYRGRALKRVDMEKPQLSPKPPLVGPSSRQAVPNGGHFNF; translated from the exons GTACTTCCCCATTATCCTGGTTTCGGGGCCTGGAGGACGATTCTGTGGCTGCAGAACTTGGGCTGGACTTTCAGAGATTCCTGACCTTGAACCGGACCTTGCTAGTGGCTGCCCG GGATCACGTTTTCTCCTTTGATCTTCAAGCCCAAGAAGAAGGGGAGGGGCTGGTGCCCAACAAG TATCTAACATGGAGGAGCCAAGATGTGGAGAACTGTGCTGTGCGGGGAAAGCTGACG GACGAGTGCTACAACTATATTCGTGTTCTTCTTCCCTGGGACTCCCAGACGCTCCTTGCCTGTGGAACGAACTCATTCAGCCCTGTGTGCCGCAGCTATGGG ATAACTTCGCTGCAGCAGGAGGGTGAGGAGCTGAGTGGGCAGGCTCGATGCCCCTTTGACGCCACCCAGTCCAACGTGGCCGTCTTTGCAG AGGGCAGCCTGTACTCAGCCACAGCTGCGGATTTCCAGGCCAGTGATGCTGTAGTTTACAGAAGCCTCGGGCCTCAGCCCCCACTCCGCTCCGCCAAGTACGACTCCAAGTGGCTCCGAG AGCCACACTTTGTCCATGCCCTGGAGCATGGAGACCATGTCTACTTCTTCTTCCGCGAGGTCTCTGTGGAGGATGCCCGACTGGGGAGG GTGCAGTTCTCCCGAGTAGCCCGAGTGTGTAAACGTGACATGGGCGGCTCGCCTCGGGCCTTGGACCGCCACTGGACATCCTTCCTGAAGCTGCGGCTCAACTGCTCTGTCCCTGGGGACTCTACTTTCTATTTTGACGTCTTACAGGCCCTGACTGGGCCTGTGAACCTGCATGGCCGCTCTGCTCTCTTTGGGGTCTTCACTACCCAGACCAATAG CATCCCTGGCTCTGCTGTCTGCGCCTTCTACCTGGATGAGATTGAGCGTGGGTTTGAGGGCAAGTTCAAGGAGCAGAGGAGTCTGgatggggcctggactcctgtgtctgaGGACAGGGTCCCCTCACCCAG GCCAGGATCCTGTGCAGGAATAGGGGGAGCTGCCTTGTTCTCCTCTTCTCGAGACCTCCCTGATGACGTCCTGACCTTCATCAAGGCTCACCCGCTGCTGGACCCCGCTGTGCCACCTGCCACCCATCAGCCTCTACTCACTCTCACTAGCAG GGCCCTACTGACCCAGGTAGCTGTGGATGGCATGGCTGGTCCCCACAGTAACATCACAGTCATGTTCCTTGGCTCCAATGACGGGACAGTGCTGAAGGTGCTGCCCCCAGGTGGGCGATCTGGGGGACCTGAGCCGATCCTCCTGGAAGAGATTGATGCCTACAGCCCTGCCAG GTGCAGTGGGAAGCGGGCAGCCCTAACAGCACGACGGATCATAGGGCTGGAGCTGGACACTGAGGGTCACAGGCTCTTTGTGGCTTTTTCTGGCTGTATTGTCTACCTCCCTCTCAGCCGGTGTGCCCGGCatggggcctgtcagag GAGCTGTCTAGCTTCTCAGGACCCATACTGTGGATGGCACAGCTCCAGAGGCTGTGTGGATATCAGGGGACCTGGTGG GACTGATGTGGATCAGGCTGGGAACCAGGAATCCATGGAGCATGGTGACTGCCAAG ACGGAGCTACTGGGAGTCAGTCTGGCCCTGGGGATTCTGCTTATG GCGTGCGCCGGGAcctgcccccagcctcagcctcccgctcCGTCCCCATCCCACTCCTCCTGGCCAGTGTGGCCGCAGCTTTCGCCCTGGGCGCCTCAGTTTCTGGCCTTCTGGTCTCCTGTGCTTGTCGCCGCGCCCACCGACGTCGAGGCAAGGACATCGAGACTCCGGGGCTCCCGCGCCCTCTTTCCCTCCGCAGTTTGGCCCGGCTCCACGGTGGGGGCCCAGAGCCCCCGCCGCCCTCCAAGGACGGCGACGCGGTGCAGACGCCGCAGCTGTACACCACCTTCCTGCCGCCTCCCGAGGGCGTGCCCCCGCCGGAGCTGGCCTGCCTGCCCACCCCCGAGTCCACGCCGGAGCTGCCGGTCAAGCACCTCCGCGCCGCCGGGGACCCCTGGGAGTGGAACCAGAACAGAAACAACGCCAAGGAGGGCCCGGGCCGCTCTCGGGGCGGGAACGCGGGGGGCGGGTTCGCTCCCCGCGTGCTGGTGAGGCCGCCACCTCCCGGCTGTCCCGGGCAGGCGGTGGAAGTCACCACCCTGGAGGAATTGCTGCGCTACCTGCACGGTCCGCAACCGCCCAGGAAGGGGGCCGAGCCCCCACTTCCTTTAACCTCGCGGGCGCTCCCGCCGGAGCCCGCCCCCGCCCTCTTGGGTGGCTCCGGACCCCGGTCCCCGGAGTGCGCCCAGCCGCTGAGGCTGGACGTGCCCCCCGAGGTCAGGTGCGCCGCTGCCCCCGCCCGACCCGCGCTCTCCGCCCCCGCTCCCCGGCTGGGCGTCGGCGGGGGCCGGAGGTTGTCTTTCTCCAGCCACCGGGCCCCCCCTGCCCTGCTCACTCGAGTCCCCTCGGGGGGTACCTCCAGGTACTCCGGGGGGCCCGGGAGGCACCTCCTGTACCTAGGCCGGCCCGAGGGCTACCGGGGCCGCGCCCTGAAGAGGGTGGACATGGAGAAGCCCCAGCTGTCCCCGAAGCCTCCCCTCGTCGGGCCCTCCTCCCGCCAGGCCGTCCCGAATGGCGGCCATTTCAACTTTTAA
- the SEMA6C gene encoding semaphorin-6C isoform X1, whose product MPRAPYSMPLLLLLLLLSLPHTQAAFPQDPLPLLISDLQGTSPLSWFRGLEDDSVAAELGLDFQRFLTLNRTLLVAARDHVFSFDLQAQEEGEGLVPNKYLTWRSQDVENCAVRGKLTDECYNYIRVLLPWDSQTLLACGTNSFSPVCRSYGITSLQQEGEELSGQARCPFDATQSNVAVFAEGSLYSATAADFQASDAVVYRSLGPQPPLRSAKYDSKWLREPHFVHALEHGDHVYFFFREVSVEDARLGRVQFSRVARVCKRDMGGSPRALDRHWTSFLKLRLNCSVPGDSTFYFDVLQALTGPVNLHGRSALFGVFTTQTNSIPGSAVCAFYLDEIERGFEGKFKEQRSLDGAWTPVSEDRVPSPRYPRRSCFCGGRCCLLLQDGIMRRGPGSCAGIGGAALFSSSRDLPDDVLTFIKAHPLLDPAVPPATHQPLLTLTSRALLTQVAVDGMAGPHSNITVMFLGSNDGTVLKVLPPGGRSGGPEPILLEEIDAYSPARCSGKRAALTARRIIGLELDTEGHRLFVAFSGCIVYLPLSRCARHGACQRSCLASQDPYCGWHSSRGCVDIRGPGGTDVDQAGNQESMEHGDCQDGATGSQSGPGDSAYVLPGPDLGTLSPPSDAHPRPQSSTLGAYTRGVRRDLPPASASRSVPIPLLLASVAAAFALGASVSGLLVSCACRRAHRRRGKDIETPGLPRPLSLRSLARLHGGGPEPPPPSKDGDAVQTPQLYTTFLPPPEGVPPPELACLPTPESTPELPVKHLRAAGDPWEWNQNRNNAKEGPGRSRGGNAGGGFAPRVLVRPPPPGCPGQAVEVTTLEELLRYLHGPQPPRKGAEPPLPLTSRALPPEPAPALLGGSGPRSPECAQPLRLDVPPEVRCAAAPARPALSAPAPRLGVGGGRRLSFSSHRAPPALLTRVPSGGTSRYSGGPGRHLLYLGRPEGYRGRALKRVDMEKPQLSPKPPLVGPSSRQAVPNGGHFNF is encoded by the exons GTACTTCCCCATTATCCTGGTTTCGGGGCCTGGAGGACGATTCTGTGGCTGCAGAACTTGGGCTGGACTTTCAGAGATTCCTGACCTTGAACCGGACCTTGCTAGTGGCTGCCCG GGATCACGTTTTCTCCTTTGATCTTCAAGCCCAAGAAGAAGGGGAGGGGCTGGTGCCCAACAAG TATCTAACATGGAGGAGCCAAGATGTGGAGAACTGTGCTGTGCGGGGAAAGCTGACG GACGAGTGCTACAACTATATTCGTGTTCTTCTTCCCTGGGACTCCCAGACGCTCCTTGCCTGTGGAACGAACTCATTCAGCCCTGTGTGCCGCAGCTATGGG ATAACTTCGCTGCAGCAGGAGGGTGAGGAGCTGAGTGGGCAGGCTCGATGCCCCTTTGACGCCACCCAGTCCAACGTGGCCGTCTTTGCAG AGGGCAGCCTGTACTCAGCCACAGCTGCGGATTTCCAGGCCAGTGATGCTGTAGTTTACAGAAGCCTCGGGCCTCAGCCCCCACTCCGCTCCGCCAAGTACGACTCCAAGTGGCTCCGAG AGCCACACTTTGTCCATGCCCTGGAGCATGGAGACCATGTCTACTTCTTCTTCCGCGAGGTCTCTGTGGAGGATGCCCGACTGGGGAGG GTGCAGTTCTCCCGAGTAGCCCGAGTGTGTAAACGTGACATGGGCGGCTCGCCTCGGGCCTTGGACCGCCACTGGACATCCTTCCTGAAGCTGCGGCTCAACTGCTCTGTCCCTGGGGACTCTACTTTCTATTTTGACGTCTTACAGGCCCTGACTGGGCCTGTGAACCTGCATGGCCGCTCTGCTCTCTTTGGGGTCTTCACTACCCAGACCAATAG CATCCCTGGCTCTGCTGTCTGCGCCTTCTACCTGGATGAGATTGAGCGTGGGTTTGAGGGCAAGTTCAAGGAGCAGAGGAGTCTGgatggggcctggactcctgtgtctgaGGACAGGGTCCCCTCACCCAGGTACCCAAGACGGAGTTGCTTTTGTGGGGGCAGATGCTGTTTGCTTCTGCAAGACGGGATTATGAGGAGGGG GCCAGGATCCTGTGCAGGAATAGGGGGAGCTGCCTTGTTCTCCTCTTCTCGAGACCTCCCTGATGACGTCCTGACCTTCATCAAGGCTCACCCGCTGCTGGACCCCGCTGTGCCACCTGCCACCCATCAGCCTCTACTCACTCTCACTAGCAG GGCCCTACTGACCCAGGTAGCTGTGGATGGCATGGCTGGTCCCCACAGTAACATCACAGTCATGTTCCTTGGCTCCAATGACGGGACAGTGCTGAAGGTGCTGCCCCCAGGTGGGCGATCTGGGGGACCTGAGCCGATCCTCCTGGAAGAGATTGATGCCTACAGCCCTGCCAG GTGCAGTGGGAAGCGGGCAGCCCTAACAGCACGACGGATCATAGGGCTGGAGCTGGACACTGAGGGTCACAGGCTCTTTGTGGCTTTTTCTGGCTGTATTGTCTACCTCCCTCTCAGCCGGTGTGCCCGGCatggggcctgtcagag GAGCTGTCTAGCTTCTCAGGACCCATACTGTGGATGGCACAGCTCCAGAGGCTGTGTGGATATCAGGGGACCTGGTGG GACTGATGTGGATCAGGCTGGGAACCAGGAATCCATGGAGCATGGTGACTGCCAAG ACGGAGCTACTGGGAGTCAGTCTGGCCCTGGGGATTCTGCTTATG TGCTTCCTGGTCCTGACCTTGGGACCCTCAGTCCCCCCAGTGATGCCCACCCCCGGCCCCAGTCTTCCACTCTTGGAGCTTACACTCGGG GCGTGCGCCGGGAcctgcccccagcctcagcctcccgctcCGTCCCCATCCCACTCCTCCTGGCCAGTGTGGCCGCAGCTTTCGCCCTGGGCGCCTCAGTTTCTGGCCTTCTGGTCTCCTGTGCTTGTCGCCGCGCCCACCGACGTCGAGGCAAGGACATCGAGACTCCGGGGCTCCCGCGCCCTCTTTCCCTCCGCAGTTTGGCCCGGCTCCACGGTGGGGGCCCAGAGCCCCCGCCGCCCTCCAAGGACGGCGACGCGGTGCAGACGCCGCAGCTGTACACCACCTTCCTGCCGCCTCCCGAGGGCGTGCCCCCGCCGGAGCTGGCCTGCCTGCCCACCCCCGAGTCCACGCCGGAGCTGCCGGTCAAGCACCTCCGCGCCGCCGGGGACCCCTGGGAGTGGAACCAGAACAGAAACAACGCCAAGGAGGGCCCGGGCCGCTCTCGGGGCGGGAACGCGGGGGGCGGGTTCGCTCCCCGCGTGCTGGTGAGGCCGCCACCTCCCGGCTGTCCCGGGCAGGCGGTGGAAGTCACCACCCTGGAGGAATTGCTGCGCTACCTGCACGGTCCGCAACCGCCCAGGAAGGGGGCCGAGCCCCCACTTCCTTTAACCTCGCGGGCGCTCCCGCCGGAGCCCGCCCCCGCCCTCTTGGGTGGCTCCGGACCCCGGTCCCCGGAGTGCGCCCAGCCGCTGAGGCTGGACGTGCCCCCCGAGGTCAGGTGCGCCGCTGCCCCCGCCCGACCCGCGCTCTCCGCCCCCGCTCCCCGGCTGGGCGTCGGCGGGGGCCGGAGGTTGTCTTTCTCCAGCCACCGGGCCCCCCCTGCCCTGCTCACTCGAGTCCCCTCGGGGGGTACCTCCAGGTACTCCGGGGGGCCCGGGAGGCACCTCCTGTACCTAGGCCGGCCCGAGGGCTACCGGGGCCGCGCCCTGAAGAGGGTGGACATGGAGAAGCCCCAGCTGTCCCCGAAGCCTCCCCTCGTCGGGCCCTCCTCCCGCCAGGCCGTCCCGAATGGCGGCCATTTCAACTTTTAA
- the SEMA6C gene encoding semaphorin-6C isoform X3, with product MPRAPYSMPLLLLLLLLSLPHTQAAFPQDPLPLLISDLQGTSPLSWFRGLEDDSVAAELGLDFQRFLTLNRTLLVAARDHVFSFDLQAQEEGEGLVPNKYLTWRSQDVENCAVRGKLTDECYNYIRVLLPWDSQTLLACGTNSFSPVCRSYGITSLQQEGEELSGQARCPFDATQSNVAVFAEGSLYSATAADFQASDAVVYRSLGPQPPLRSAKYDSKWLREPHFVHALEHGDHVYFFFREVSVEDARLGRVQFSRVARVCKRDMGGSPRALDRHWTSFLKLRLNCSVPGDSTFYFDVLQALTGPVNLHGRSALFGVFTTQTNSIPGSAVCAFYLDEIERGFEGKFKEQRSLDGAWTPVSEDRVPSPRYPRRSCFCGGRCCLLLQDGIMRRGPGSCAGIGGAALFSSSRDLPDDVLTFIKAHPLLDPAVPPATHQPLLTLTSRALLTQVAVDGMAGPHSNITVMFLGSNDGTVLKVLPPGGRSGGPEPILLEEIDAYSPARCSGKRAALTARRIIGLELDTEGHRLFVAFSGCIVYLPLSRCARHGACQRSCLASQDPYCGWHSSRGCVDIRGPGGTDVDQAGNQESMEHGDCQDGATGSQSGPGDSAYGVRRDLPPASASRSVPIPLLLASVAAAFALGASVSGLLVSCACRRAHRRRGKDIETPGLPRPLSLRSLARLHGGGPEPPPPSKDGDAVQTPQLYTTFLPPPEGVPPPELACLPTPESTPELPVKHLRAAGDPWEWNQNRNNAKEGPGRSRGGNAGGGFAPRVLVRPPPPGCPGQAVEVTTLEELLRYLHGPQPPRKGAEPPLPLTSRALPPEPAPALLGGSGPRSPECAQPLRLDVPPEVRCAAAPARPALSAPAPRLGVGGGRRLSFSSHRAPPALLTRVPSGGTSRYSGGPGRHLLYLGRPEGYRGRALKRVDMEKPQLSPKPPLVGPSSRQAVPNGGHFNF from the exons GTACTTCCCCATTATCCTGGTTTCGGGGCCTGGAGGACGATTCTGTGGCTGCAGAACTTGGGCTGGACTTTCAGAGATTCCTGACCTTGAACCGGACCTTGCTAGTGGCTGCCCG GGATCACGTTTTCTCCTTTGATCTTCAAGCCCAAGAAGAAGGGGAGGGGCTGGTGCCCAACAAG TATCTAACATGGAGGAGCCAAGATGTGGAGAACTGTGCTGTGCGGGGAAAGCTGACG GACGAGTGCTACAACTATATTCGTGTTCTTCTTCCCTGGGACTCCCAGACGCTCCTTGCCTGTGGAACGAACTCATTCAGCCCTGTGTGCCGCAGCTATGGG ATAACTTCGCTGCAGCAGGAGGGTGAGGAGCTGAGTGGGCAGGCTCGATGCCCCTTTGACGCCACCCAGTCCAACGTGGCCGTCTTTGCAG AGGGCAGCCTGTACTCAGCCACAGCTGCGGATTTCCAGGCCAGTGATGCTGTAGTTTACAGAAGCCTCGGGCCTCAGCCCCCACTCCGCTCCGCCAAGTACGACTCCAAGTGGCTCCGAG AGCCACACTTTGTCCATGCCCTGGAGCATGGAGACCATGTCTACTTCTTCTTCCGCGAGGTCTCTGTGGAGGATGCCCGACTGGGGAGG GTGCAGTTCTCCCGAGTAGCCCGAGTGTGTAAACGTGACATGGGCGGCTCGCCTCGGGCCTTGGACCGCCACTGGACATCCTTCCTGAAGCTGCGGCTCAACTGCTCTGTCCCTGGGGACTCTACTTTCTATTTTGACGTCTTACAGGCCCTGACTGGGCCTGTGAACCTGCATGGCCGCTCTGCTCTCTTTGGGGTCTTCACTACCCAGACCAATAG CATCCCTGGCTCTGCTGTCTGCGCCTTCTACCTGGATGAGATTGAGCGTGGGTTTGAGGGCAAGTTCAAGGAGCAGAGGAGTCTGgatggggcctggactcctgtgtctgaGGACAGGGTCCCCTCACCCAGGTACCCAAGACGGAGTTGCTTTTGTGGGGGCAGATGCTGTTTGCTTCTGCAAGACGGGATTATGAGGAGGGG GCCAGGATCCTGTGCAGGAATAGGGGGAGCTGCCTTGTTCTCCTCTTCTCGAGACCTCCCTGATGACGTCCTGACCTTCATCAAGGCTCACCCGCTGCTGGACCCCGCTGTGCCACCTGCCACCCATCAGCCTCTACTCACTCTCACTAGCAG GGCCCTACTGACCCAGGTAGCTGTGGATGGCATGGCTGGTCCCCACAGTAACATCACAGTCATGTTCCTTGGCTCCAATGACGGGACAGTGCTGAAGGTGCTGCCCCCAGGTGGGCGATCTGGGGGACCTGAGCCGATCCTCCTGGAAGAGATTGATGCCTACAGCCCTGCCAG GTGCAGTGGGAAGCGGGCAGCCCTAACAGCACGACGGATCATAGGGCTGGAGCTGGACACTGAGGGTCACAGGCTCTTTGTGGCTTTTTCTGGCTGTATTGTCTACCTCCCTCTCAGCCGGTGTGCCCGGCatggggcctgtcagag GAGCTGTCTAGCTTCTCAGGACCCATACTGTGGATGGCACAGCTCCAGAGGCTGTGTGGATATCAGGGGACCTGGTGG GACTGATGTGGATCAGGCTGGGAACCAGGAATCCATGGAGCATGGTGACTGCCAAG ACGGAGCTACTGGGAGTCAGTCTGGCCCTGGGGATTCTGCTTATG GCGTGCGCCGGGAcctgcccccagcctcagcctcccgctcCGTCCCCATCCCACTCCTCCTGGCCAGTGTGGCCGCAGCTTTCGCCCTGGGCGCCTCAGTTTCTGGCCTTCTGGTCTCCTGTGCTTGTCGCCGCGCCCACCGACGTCGAGGCAAGGACATCGAGACTCCGGGGCTCCCGCGCCCTCTTTCCCTCCGCAGTTTGGCCCGGCTCCACGGTGGGGGCCCAGAGCCCCCGCCGCCCTCCAAGGACGGCGACGCGGTGCAGACGCCGCAGCTGTACACCACCTTCCTGCCGCCTCCCGAGGGCGTGCCCCCGCCGGAGCTGGCCTGCCTGCCCACCCCCGAGTCCACGCCGGAGCTGCCGGTCAAGCACCTCCGCGCCGCCGGGGACCCCTGGGAGTGGAACCAGAACAGAAACAACGCCAAGGAGGGCCCGGGCCGCTCTCGGGGCGGGAACGCGGGGGGCGGGTTCGCTCCCCGCGTGCTGGTGAGGCCGCCACCTCCCGGCTGTCCCGGGCAGGCGGTGGAAGTCACCACCCTGGAGGAATTGCTGCGCTACCTGCACGGTCCGCAACCGCCCAGGAAGGGGGCCGAGCCCCCACTTCCTTTAACCTCGCGGGCGCTCCCGCCGGAGCCCGCCCCCGCCCTCTTGGGTGGCTCCGGACCCCGGTCCCCGGAGTGCGCCCAGCCGCTGAGGCTGGACGTGCCCCCCGAGGTCAGGTGCGCCGCTGCCCCCGCCCGACCCGCGCTCTCCGCCCCCGCTCCCCGGCTGGGCGTCGGCGGGGGCCGGAGGTTGTCTTTCTCCAGCCACCGGGCCCCCCCTGCCCTGCTCACTCGAGTCCCCTCGGGGGGTACCTCCAGGTACTCCGGGGGGCCCGGGAGGCACCTCCTGTACCTAGGCCGGCCCGAGGGCTACCGGGGCCGCGCCCTGAAGAGGGTGGACATGGAGAAGCCCCAGCTGTCCCCGAAGCCTCCCCTCGTCGGGCCCTCCTCCCGCCAGGCCGTCCCGAATGGCGGCCATTTCAACTTTTAA
- the SEMA6C gene encoding semaphorin-6C isoform X2, translating to MPRAPYSMPLLLLLLLLSLPHTQAAFPQDPLPLLISDLQGTSPLSWFRGLEDDSVAAELGLDFQRFLTLNRTLLVAARDHVFSFDLQAQEEGEGLVPNKYLTWRSQDVENCAVRGKLTDECYNYIRVLLPWDSQTLLACGTNSFSPVCRSYGITSLQQEGEELSGQARCPFDATQSNVAVFAEGSLYSATAADFQASDAVVYRSLGPQPPLRSAKYDSKWLREPHFVHALEHGDHVYFFFREVSVEDARLGRVQFSRVARVCKRDMGGSPRALDRHWTSFLKLRLNCSVPGDSTFYFDVLQALTGPVNLHGRSALFGVFTTQTNSIPGSAVCAFYLDEIERGFEGKFKEQRSLDGAWTPVSEDRVPSPRPGSCAGIGGAALFSSSRDLPDDVLTFIKAHPLLDPAVPPATHQPLLTLTSRALLTQVAVDGMAGPHSNITVMFLGSNDGTVLKVLPPGGRSGGPEPILLEEIDAYSPARCSGKRAALTARRIIGLELDTEGHRLFVAFSGCIVYLPLSRCARHGACQRSCLASQDPYCGWHSSRGCVDIRGPGGTDVDQAGNQESMEHGDCQDGATGSQSGPGDSAYVLPGPDLGTLSPPSDAHPRPQSSTLGAYTRGVRRDLPPASASRSVPIPLLLASVAAAFALGASVSGLLVSCACRRAHRRRGKDIETPGLPRPLSLRSLARLHGGGPEPPPPSKDGDAVQTPQLYTTFLPPPEGVPPPELACLPTPESTPELPVKHLRAAGDPWEWNQNRNNAKEGPGRSRGGNAGGGFAPRVLVRPPPPGCPGQAVEVTTLEELLRYLHGPQPPRKGAEPPLPLTSRALPPEPAPALLGGSGPRSPECAQPLRLDVPPEVRCAAAPARPALSAPAPRLGVGGGRRLSFSSHRAPPALLTRVPSGGTSRYSGGPGRHLLYLGRPEGYRGRALKRVDMEKPQLSPKPPLVGPSSRQAVPNGGHFNF from the exons GTACTTCCCCATTATCCTGGTTTCGGGGCCTGGAGGACGATTCTGTGGCTGCAGAACTTGGGCTGGACTTTCAGAGATTCCTGACCTTGAACCGGACCTTGCTAGTGGCTGCCCG GGATCACGTTTTCTCCTTTGATCTTCAAGCCCAAGAAGAAGGGGAGGGGCTGGTGCCCAACAAG TATCTAACATGGAGGAGCCAAGATGTGGAGAACTGTGCTGTGCGGGGAAAGCTGACG GACGAGTGCTACAACTATATTCGTGTTCTTCTTCCCTGGGACTCCCAGACGCTCCTTGCCTGTGGAACGAACTCATTCAGCCCTGTGTGCCGCAGCTATGGG ATAACTTCGCTGCAGCAGGAGGGTGAGGAGCTGAGTGGGCAGGCTCGATGCCCCTTTGACGCCACCCAGTCCAACGTGGCCGTCTTTGCAG AGGGCAGCCTGTACTCAGCCACAGCTGCGGATTTCCAGGCCAGTGATGCTGTAGTTTACAGAAGCCTCGGGCCTCAGCCCCCACTCCGCTCCGCCAAGTACGACTCCAAGTGGCTCCGAG AGCCACACTTTGTCCATGCCCTGGAGCATGGAGACCATGTCTACTTCTTCTTCCGCGAGGTCTCTGTGGAGGATGCCCGACTGGGGAGG GTGCAGTTCTCCCGAGTAGCCCGAGTGTGTAAACGTGACATGGGCGGCTCGCCTCGGGCCTTGGACCGCCACTGGACATCCTTCCTGAAGCTGCGGCTCAACTGCTCTGTCCCTGGGGACTCTACTTTCTATTTTGACGTCTTACAGGCCCTGACTGGGCCTGTGAACCTGCATGGCCGCTCTGCTCTCTTTGGGGTCTTCACTACCCAGACCAATAG CATCCCTGGCTCTGCTGTCTGCGCCTTCTACCTGGATGAGATTGAGCGTGGGTTTGAGGGCAAGTTCAAGGAGCAGAGGAGTCTGgatggggcctggactcctgtgtctgaGGACAGGGTCCCCTCACCCAG GCCAGGATCCTGTGCAGGAATAGGGGGAGCTGCCTTGTTCTCCTCTTCTCGAGACCTCCCTGATGACGTCCTGACCTTCATCAAGGCTCACCCGCTGCTGGACCCCGCTGTGCCACCTGCCACCCATCAGCCTCTACTCACTCTCACTAGCAG GGCCCTACTGACCCAGGTAGCTGTGGATGGCATGGCTGGTCCCCACAGTAACATCACAGTCATGTTCCTTGGCTCCAATGACGGGACAGTGCTGAAGGTGCTGCCCCCAGGTGGGCGATCTGGGGGACCTGAGCCGATCCTCCTGGAAGAGATTGATGCCTACAGCCCTGCCAG GTGCAGTGGGAAGCGGGCAGCCCTAACAGCACGACGGATCATAGGGCTGGAGCTGGACACTGAGGGTCACAGGCTCTTTGTGGCTTTTTCTGGCTGTATTGTCTACCTCCCTCTCAGCCGGTGTGCCCGGCatggggcctgtcagag GAGCTGTCTAGCTTCTCAGGACCCATACTGTGGATGGCACAGCTCCAGAGGCTGTGTGGATATCAGGGGACCTGGTGG GACTGATGTGGATCAGGCTGGGAACCAGGAATCCATGGAGCATGGTGACTGCCAAG ACGGAGCTACTGGGAGTCAGTCTGGCCCTGGGGATTCTGCTTATG TGCTTCCTGGTCCTGACCTTGGGACCCTCAGTCCCCCCAGTGATGCCCACCCCCGGCCCCAGTCTTCCACTCTTGGAGCTTACACTCGGG GCGTGCGCCGGGAcctgcccccagcctcagcctcccgctcCGTCCCCATCCCACTCCTCCTGGCCAGTGTGGCCGCAGCTTTCGCCCTGGGCGCCTCAGTTTCTGGCCTTCTGGTCTCCTGTGCTTGTCGCCGCGCCCACCGACGTCGAGGCAAGGACATCGAGACTCCGGGGCTCCCGCGCCCTCTTTCCCTCCGCAGTTTGGCCCGGCTCCACGGTGGGGGCCCAGAGCCCCCGCCGCCCTCCAAGGACGGCGACGCGGTGCAGACGCCGCAGCTGTACACCACCTTCCTGCCGCCTCCCGAGGGCGTGCCCCCGCCGGAGCTGGCCTGCCTGCCCACCCCCGAGTCCACGCCGGAGCTGCCGGTCAAGCACCTCCGCGCCGCCGGGGACCCCTGGGAGTGGAACCAGAACAGAAACAACGCCAAGGAGGGCCCGGGCCGCTCTCGGGGCGGGAACGCGGGGGGCGGGTTCGCTCCCCGCGTGCTGGTGAGGCCGCCACCTCCCGGCTGTCCCGGGCAGGCGGTGGAAGTCACCACCCTGGAGGAATTGCTGCGCTACCTGCACGGTCCGCAACCGCCCAGGAAGGGGGCCGAGCCCCCACTTCCTTTAACCTCGCGGGCGCTCCCGCCGGAGCCCGCCCCCGCCCTCTTGGGTGGCTCCGGACCCCGGTCCCCGGAGTGCGCCCAGCCGCTGAGGCTGGACGTGCCCCCCGAGGTCAGGTGCGCCGCTGCCCCCGCCCGACCCGCGCTCTCCGCCCCCGCTCCCCGGCTGGGCGTCGGCGGGGGCCGGAGGTTGTCTTTCTCCAGCCACCGGGCCCCCCCTGCCCTGCTCACTCGAGTCCCCTCGGGGGGTACCTCCAGGTACTCCGGGGGGCCCGGGAGGCACCTCCTGTACCTAGGCCGGCCCGAGGGCTACCGGGGCCGCGCCCTGAAGAGGGTGGACATGGAGAAGCCCCAGCTGTCCCCGAAGCCTCCCCTCGTCGGGCCCTCCTCCCGCCAGGCCGTCCCGAATGGCGGCCATTTCAACTTTTAA